The following proteins are encoded in a genomic region of Terriglobia bacterium:
- the fabG gene encoding 3-oxoacyl-[acyl-carrier-protein] reductase gives MTFSGKTAMVTGGGRGIGRAICLELARQGCDVAFNYAHSAEHAESLLNELTALGRKATAYPVDVTDYAAVETMVASAKKQFGRIDCLVNNAGIIRDKLLLAMSERDWDEVLATNLKGIFNFSKLVVSGMIRARSGAILNITSISGIVGMPGQTNYAASKAGIIGFTKALAKEVAGRNITVNALALGLIATDMTGSLPEEYKARMLQAIPLGRFGTTEEIARIAAFLLSDTARYITGQVIQVDGGLAI, from the coding sequence ATGACATTTTCCGGCAAGACGGCTATGGTCACGGGCGGCGGCCGGGGAATCGGCCGCGCCATCTGCCTGGAACTGGCCCGGCAGGGGTGTGATGTTGCGTTCAATTACGCGCACAGCGCGGAGCACGCCGAGAGTCTCCTCAACGAACTGACTGCGTTGGGGCGCAAGGCAACGGCTTATCCGGTCGATGTCACCGATTATGCTGCTGTGGAAACCATGGTCGCGAGCGCAAAGAAGCAGTTCGGACGGATTGACTGCCTGGTCAACAACGCCGGCATCATTCGCGATAAGCTGCTTCTGGCGATGAGCGAGCGCGATTGGGATGAGGTTTTGGCCACAAATCTGAAGGGAATCTTCAACTTCTCCAAACTTGTCGTCAGCGGCATGATCCGGGCGCGCTCGGGGGCGATCCTCAACATCACCTCAATCAGCGGGATCGTCGGGATGCCTGGCCAGACCAATTATGCGGCGTCCAAAGCGGGCATCATCGGTTTCACCAAGGCGCTGGCAAAGGAAGTTGCCGGCCGCAACATCACCGTGAACGCCCTGGCGCTTGGTCTGATTGCGACCGACATGACCGGATCTTTGCCCGAGGAATACAAGGCCAGAATGCTTCAGGCGATTCCGCTCGGACGTTTCGGCACGACGGAGGAGATTGCTCGCATCGCGGCCTTCCTGCTTTCTGACACTGCCCGCTACATCACCGGGCAGGTCATCCAGGTCGACGGCGGCCTCGCAATCTGA
- a CDS encoding 3-isopropylmalate dehydrogenase: protein MMRIAVIPGDGIGPEVIREALNVLSTVAAGSGKEIRPIEFDYGAERYLKEGVSLPGDALDRFRSEFDAILMGALGDPRVPDNKHAIDILFGIRFGLDLYANIRPVKLLDRHLTPLKNATEADINFTVFRENTEDLYVGIGGIFKRGTADEVAIQESISTRKGVERILEAAFSFAVKHRLKRVTMSDKSNALRFGGDLWQRTFHDVSQRYPEIEPEHMYIDALAMMLIKDPSRFQVIVTSNMFGDIITDLGAELQGGIGMAASGNIRPGTVCMFEPVHGSAPRYAGRNVANPMGAIMSTQMMLAHLGWDAEAGVIETAVQECVRACECTDDLGGKLGTREVGAAVCRRIKQLA from the coding sequence ATGATGAGAATTGCTGTAATCCCCGGGGATGGAATCGGGCCCGAGGTTATCCGCGAGGCCTTAAACGTTCTGTCGACCGTGGCCGCCGGCAGCGGCAAGGAAATCCGACCCATAGAATTCGACTACGGAGCGGAGCGCTACCTTAAGGAGGGCGTGTCCCTGCCCGGCGATGCTCTGGATCGCTTCCGTTCCGAGTTCGATGCCATTTTGATGGGAGCGCTCGGAGATCCGCGTGTTCCCGATAACAAGCATGCCATCGACATTCTATTCGGTATCCGGTTCGGACTCGATCTGTACGCCAACATACGCCCCGTCAAACTATTGGATCGTCACCTGACCCCACTGAAAAACGCCACCGAGGCCGACATAAACTTCACGGTCTTCCGCGAGAACACCGAGGACCTCTACGTCGGCATTGGAGGCATATTCAAGAGAGGGACCGCGGATGAGGTGGCGATCCAGGAGAGTATTTCGACACGGAAAGGCGTGGAACGGATTCTGGAAGCAGCATTCTCTTTTGCCGTCAAACACCGCTTGAAAAGAGTGACGATGTCCGACAAGAGCAATGCTCTGCGTTTCGGCGGCGACCTGTGGCAACGGACTTTCCATGATGTCTCGCAGCGTTATCCGGAGATTGAGCCGGAGCACATGTACATTGACGCTCTTGCCATGATGCTGATCAAGGATCCTTCGCGATTTCAGGTCATCGTCACGAGCAATATGTTCGGCGATATCATCACCGATCTGGGTGCCGAGTTGCAGGGAGGGATCGGCATGGCCGCCTCAGGCAACATACGGCCCGGAACCGTATGCATGTTCGAGCCGGTCCATGGTTCCGCACCCAGATATGCCGGCAGGAATGTCGCCAATCCGATGGGAGCAATCATGTCGACCCAGATGATGCTTGCCCATTTGGGCTGGGATGCTGAAGCGGGCGTGATCGAAACCGCCGTTCAGGAGTGTGTCAGGGCCTGCGAATGCACGGATGATCTGGGCGGCAAGCTGGGAACCAGGGAAGTCGGGGCGGCAGTCTGCCGTCGGATCAAGCAGCTTGCTTAG
- a CDS encoding PilT/PilU family type 4a pilus ATPase, whose translation MNLDTLLRTMVSKGASDLHLKVGAFPHVRIAGELLPLGEFGKVTKEDSLMMAFSIMTNKQKQRFRDNAEIDLGYGLKGHGRFRVNVFQQRGTVSIAIRAVPVSILGFEDLFLPKVLEKISKEPRGLVLVTGTTGSGKSTSIAAMLNYINEQMTRHIITIEDPIEFQHNDRLSIFSQREISVDASSFSDALRSALRQDPDVILVGEMRDLETIETALLAAETGHLVFSTLHTVDALETINRIIAVFPSQQQRQIRLQLGMVLRAVVSMRLMRRSDTRGRVPAIEVMIVTEYIRNCILDPEKTRLIRQAIAAGTSQYGMQTFDQSIHEHYKAGRITYEDALNYATNPDEFKLRVQGIYTTKDAAIEAMESELSGHSS comes from the coding sequence ATGAATCTTGACACTCTCCTGCGTACAATGGTTTCCAAAGGTGCGTCTGACTTACACTTAAAGGTCGGTGCGTTCCCCCATGTGCGCATCGCCGGCGAACTCTTGCCTCTCGGAGAGTTCGGCAAAGTCACCAAGGAAGACAGCCTCATGATGGCCTTCTCCATCATGACCAACAAGCAGAAACAGCGCTTCCGGGACAACGCTGAGATCGACCTTGGTTATGGACTGAAGGGACATGGGCGCTTTCGTGTCAATGTCTTTCAGCAACGCGGCACAGTTTCGATTGCGATCCGCGCCGTTCCGGTCAGCATCCTGGGCTTCGAGGACCTTTTTCTGCCCAAGGTTCTGGAGAAAATCTCCAAGGAGCCGCGCGGTCTGGTGCTGGTGACCGGCACCACCGGAAGCGGCAAATCGACCAGCATCGCCGCCATGCTCAACTACATCAACGAGCAGATGACGCGTCATATCATCACAATCGAAGATCCCATCGAGTTTCAGCACAACGATCGGCTCAGCATTTTCAGCCAGCGTGAAATATCGGTAGATGCGTCGAGCTTTAGCGATGCGCTGCGCAGCGCCCTGCGGCAGGACCCGGATGTGATCCTGGTCGGCGAGATGCGCGACCTGGAAACGATCGAAACTGCCCTGCTCGCAGCTGAGACCGGCCACCTCGTCTTCAGCACGCTGCACACCGTGGACGCCCTGGAAACGATCAACCGCATCATCGCCGTCTTCCCTTCCCAGCAACAGCGCCAAATCCGGCTGCAGCTCGGCATGGTACTGCGAGCCGTGGTCTCCATGCGCCTGATGCGGCGGTCAGACACGCGCGGCCGCGTTCCCGCCATCGAGGTCATGATCGTCACTGAGTACATACGGAATTGCATCCTCGATCCTGAAAAAACACGGCTGATTCGCCAGGCCATCGCGGCGGGAACCTCCCAGTATGGGATGCAAACCTTTGACCAATCCATCCACGAACACTACAAAGCGGGCCGGATCACCTACGAGGATGCGCTCAACTACGCCACCAACCCGGATGAATTCAAACTCCGCGTCCAGGGGATCTACACCACCAAAGACGCCGCTATCGAAGCAATGGAAAGCGAGCTCTCGGGTCACAGCTCGTAA